A window of the Paenibacillus woosongensis genome harbors these coding sequences:
- a CDS encoding glycerol-3-phosphate responsive antiterminator, whose protein sequence is MIQPYMHQEPLVEQGPCTLHMPIIASITKPEQIEAAVQSQVQRVILMTGDILQMADIMERLQRTDKQVYVHLEMVGGLGRDHSAVHYLAKKFGADGIVSTKSNVIAAARQAGIRSIQRIFAIDTAAVDTAIKVIEQAKPDEVELMPGLMPRIIRELKTVLHQPLIVGGLIRHQAEIESALQHGADYVSVGDMRFW, encoded by the coding sequence GTGATCCAACCATATATGCATCAAGAGCCGCTTGTGGAACAGGGCCCGTGCACATTACATATGCCGATCATCGCTTCCATCACCAAGCCTGAACAAATTGAAGCCGCCGTGCAAAGTCAGGTACAGCGGGTCATTCTTATGACGGGAGACATTCTGCAAATGGCAGACATTATGGAACGGCTGCAAAGAACAGATAAGCAGGTATACGTGCATTTGGAAATGGTAGGCGGTTTGGGCCGCGATCATTCTGCGGTTCACTATTTAGCGAAAAAGTTCGGAGCCGATGGCATCGTATCGACGAAGAGCAATGTCATTGCGGCAGCCCGGCAGGCCGGAATTCGTTCGATTCAGCGCATTTTTGCCATTGATACAGCTGCTGTCGATACGGCAATCAAGGTCATAGAGCAAGCGAAGCCGGATGAAGTAGAACTGATGCCAGGATTAATGCCGCGAATTATCCGCGAACTGAAGACCGTGCTTCACCAGCCGTTGATCGTCGGAGGACTGATCCGGCATCAGGCCGAAATAGAGAGCGCTCTGCAGCATGGAGCTGATTATGTCTCCGTTGGAGATATGCGATTTTGGTAA
- a CDS encoding HXXEE domain-containing protein: MLIDTLTSLNEHIHFLSLLWLFPIIFVFHDFEEILTIERWVTQHGARVQSSLPPFARKLYQASFQLNTLHFAKDVLAVFIVLVTVTVLAVFYSFYLPFIAALHLFFLHVFTHVFQSVYFRLYTPGVLTSIVLVLPYSLYAYYRLLTDNIVGPGDLLWGLILLLVVLPPALLLLLRGRKRYANTQTKL; the protein is encoded by the coding sequence ATGTTAATAGACACGTTGACTTCGCTAAATGAACACATTCATTTTTTAAGTCTGTTATGGCTGTTTCCTATCATTTTTGTGTTTCATGACTTTGAGGAAATTCTTACGATAGAGCGCTGGGTTACGCAGCATGGAGCGCGCGTTCAAAGCTCGCTGCCCCCGTTTGCCCGCAAGCTGTACCAGGCTTCGTTTCAATTGAACACCTTGCATTTTGCCAAGGACGTTCTGGCCGTATTCATCGTCCTTGTGACCGTTACGGTACTCGCTGTGTTTTACTCCTTCTATCTGCCCTTTATCGCCGCCCTGCATTTATTCTTTCTGCATGTCTTTACCCATGTCTTCCAATCCGTCTACTTCAGGCTGTATACCCCGGGAGTCTTGACCTCTATCGTACTTGTGCTTCCCTACTCGCTCTACGCTTACTACCGGTTGCTTACGGATAACATCGTAGGACCGGGTGATCTGTTATGGGGACTGATTCTTCTGCTCGTCGTCCTGCCGCCTGCGCTCCTCCTGCTGCTCCGAGGCCGCAAACGGTATGCCAACACACAGACCAAGCTTTAA
- a CDS encoding OsmC family protein yields the protein MAAVQTFKATAHLQNGVQVKTASRQFELIIDEPKSLGGTDTGMNPVEALLASLGACQAIVARVYAPKFNVELEDFRVEVEGDIDLDGFFNRSDVRPGYSDIRYTFYVKTSSPREKVEEFVHFLESKCPVGDTIANPVNLKLDRIVIEN from the coding sequence ATGGCTGCTGTACAAACCTTCAAAGCGACTGCACACCTGCAAAACGGCGTACAAGTCAAGACGGCTTCCCGCCAATTCGAACTGATCATCGATGAGCCCAAGAGCCTGGGTGGAACGGATACCGGAATGAATCCGGTCGAGGCGCTGCTGGCCTCGCTTGGCGCATGCCAGGCAATTGTTGCCCGGGTATACGCCCCGAAATTCAATGTTGAGCTCGAGGATTTCCGCGTGGAAGTGGAAGGCGATATCGATTTGGACGGCTTCTTTAATCGGTCGGACGTTCGTCCGGGGTACTCCGATATACGGTATACGTTCTATGTTAAAACCAGCTCCCCTCGTGAAAAAGTGGAAGAGTTCGTACATTTTCTGGAGAGTAAATGTCCGGTAGGCGATACGATCGCCAACCCGGTTAACCTGAAGCTCGATCGCATCGTCATCGAGAACTAG